The following proteins are co-located in the Pedobacter sp. FW305-3-2-15-E-R2A2 genome:
- a CDS encoding LuxR C-terminal-related transcriptional regulator, with translation MSSHQNLTPGELYLLAGYPDKSKMNAIGLFQPDSIPKYLDAKINPGYSCIFNWSTMQYVFISASVKNILGYNREIFMEKGFGFTLSIIHSQDVQKLRAVHSAIFNYYYNVPSAQRDKLRFSYNLRLKTTANDYIHILRQSTFMEFTEDGKPAIEYVNCTDITGFQYDQTINLSIHRLLKSGTYQLCYEQKFSETLVKLSDREKQVLELVRLGHTTKEIASRMNLAIETVKSHRKHIIAKTGACNMTDAINRVVTSHVVIS, from the coding sequence ATGAGTTCTCATCAAAACCTAACCCCGGGTGAACTATACCTATTGGCCGGTTACCCTGATAAATCAAAAATGAATGCTATTGGATTATTCCAGCCCGATTCCATTCCAAAATACCTGGATGCAAAGATCAACCCGGGTTACTCTTGTATTTTTAACTGGAGCACGATGCAGTACGTTTTCATAAGCGCTTCTGTTAAGAATATCCTGGGCTATAACAGAGAAATATTTATGGAGAAAGGCTTTGGTTTTACGCTCAGTATTATTCATTCGCAAGATGTTCAAAAGCTAAGAGCCGTGCATAGTGCCATTTTCAACTACTACTACAACGTGCCGTCGGCACAACGGGATAAACTTAGATTTAGTTACAATCTCAGACTGAAGACTACCGCCAATGATTATATTCACATTTTAAGGCAGAGTACATTTATGGAGTTTACCGAGGATGGAAAGCCAGCAATAGAGTATGTCAACTGCACCGACATTACGGGTTTTCAATATGACCAGACTATTAATCTCAGCATCCATAGGTTATTGAAATCGGGAACTTATCAGCTTTGCTATGAACAAAAATTCTCCGAAACTTTAGTTAAGCTCTCTGACAGAGAAAAGCAGGTATTGGAACTCGTAAGATTAGGGCATACCACAAAGGAGATTGCTTCCCGGATGAATTTAGCTATTGAAACCGTAAAAAGTCATCGAAAGCACATTATCGCTAAAACGGGGGCTTGTAATATGACCGATGCGATCAACAGGGTCGTCACATCGCATGTGGTCATATCTTAA
- a CDS encoding helix-turn-helix transcriptional regulator, with protein MKREEHIPYQFNSISELHRVLGLPKPLHPLVSLVDNTAIAVDKDQLPGSFLLNFYKISYKKGLNGKIRYGQSYYDFDEGGMVFTSPNQLLATTDDTEYLGHTLLIHPDFIRNYPLGKTIKNFGFFSYDTNEALHLSDKEKTIIIAVFKNIEDELQSAIDEYSQDVIVTQIELLLNYSNRFYKRQFITRKAVNNDVLSALENLLNNYFNHKTALLNGLPTVQYLAGQLHVSSRYLSDMLRSLIGQNAQQYIHHQLIEKAKEILSTSNLSVAEVAYQLGFEHPQSFNKLFKRKTNVSPLAFRQSFQ; from the coding sequence GTGAAAAGAGAAGAACACATTCCATATCAGTTCAATTCGATATCAGAATTACACCGGGTGCTGGGCTTACCAAAGCCTCTGCACCCCCTGGTAAGCCTGGTTGACAATACTGCGATTGCCGTAGATAAAGATCAATTGCCCGGCTCTTTTCTACTTAATTTTTATAAGATCTCTTATAAAAAGGGGCTTAACGGAAAAATAAGATATGGGCAAAGCTATTATGATTTTGATGAAGGTGGGATGGTCTTTACCTCACCCAATCAATTGCTGGCCACCACCGATGATACTGAATATTTAGGTCATACCTTACTCATTCATCCTGACTTTATCAGAAACTATCCTTTGGGAAAAACGATTAAGAACTTCGGTTTCTTTTCCTATGATACCAACGAGGCGCTTCACTTGTCTGACAAAGAAAAAACGATCATCATTGCCGTCTTCAAAAATATTGAAGATGAATTGCAGTCTGCCATAGACGAATACAGCCAGGATGTTATTGTTACACAAATCGAGTTGCTGCTAAATTATAGCAACCGCTTTTATAAGCGTCAGTTCATTACCCGGAAAGCGGTCAATAATGATGTATTGAGCGCATTAGAAAACCTGTTAAACAACTATTTCAACCATAAAACAGCATTGCTCAATGGCTTGCCGACGGTACAATACCTGGCCGGTCAGCTCCATGTTTCCTCCCGTTATTTAAGCGATATGCTCCGTTCCCTGATCGGTCAAAATGCACAGCAATACATCCACCATCAACTCATTGAAAAGGCCAAAGAAATTTTATCCACCAGCAATCTATCGGTTGCAGAAGTGGCCTATCAATTGGGCTTTGAACATCCGCAGTCTTTCAATAAACTGTTCAAAAGAAAAACCAATGTATCTCCTTTAGCATTCCGGCAGTCCTTTCAATAA
- a CDS encoding SDR family oxidoreductase, with amino-acid sequence MVYGNDGRQVGNDSFVKAATTTTILDTFLKGKRWNFVIKSEKKMKTIFITGASTGLGKAAAKLFAAKGWKVIATMRKPQDEKELNLIDNISLLPLDVTNLAQIEASTKEAIASGDIDVVFNNAGYGLMGPLESTSDAQLVRQLDTNILGVIRVTQAFIPYFRARQAGLFISTTSIGGLITFPFSSVYHATKWALEGWSESMAFELKKIGVGIKTVSPGGIKTDFLSRSAEMSTHPVYEKWLAQLFAGFDENHFTSAEQIAEVVYEAATDGKDQLRYVAGEDAKALYAQRLELGDEAFRKQMEQTFLGN; translated from the coding sequence ATGGTTTACGGAAATGATGGCAGACAGGTTGGGAACGATTCCTTTGTAAAAGCGGCTACAACAACTACCATTTTGGATACATTCCTGAAAGGTAAACGATGGAATTTTGTAATCAAATCAGAAAAGAAAATGAAAACAATATTCATCACAGGAGCCTCAACAGGTTTGGGAAAAGCAGCGGCAAAATTATTTGCGGCCAAAGGTTGGAAAGTAATCGCTACCATGCGCAAGCCTCAGGACGAAAAAGAGTTGAACCTGATAGACAACATCAGCCTGTTGCCATTGGATGTCACCAACCTTGCTCAGATTGAAGCCAGCACAAAGGAAGCCATTGCTTCAGGCGATATCGATGTGGTCTTTAACAATGCAGGTTATGGATTGATGGGCCCTTTGGAATCGACCAGCGATGCGCAGCTGGTTCGTCAGCTGGACACCAATATTTTAGGAGTGATCCGGGTTACACAAGCCTTCATTCCTTATTTCAGAGCAAGACAAGCGGGACTGTTCATCTCTACCACCTCTATCGGCGGTTTGATCACTTTCCCTTTCAGTTCGGTCTACCATGCCACAAAATGGGCATTGGAAGGCTGGAGTGAAAGCATGGCCTTTGAGCTAAAGAAAATTGGTGTGGGCATCAAGACCGTTTCACCCGGTGGGATAAAAACAGATTTTTTAAGTCGCTCTGCTGAAATGTCTACCCATCCGGTTTATGAAAAATGGCTGGCACAACTGTTTGCAGGATTTGACGAAAATCATTTTACTTCAGCAGAACAAATTGCGGAAGTAGTCTACGAAGCCGCCACAGACGGTAAAGATCAACTCAGGTATGTTGCCGGTGAAGATGCAAAAGCACTCTATGCACAACGCCTCGAGTTGGGCGACGAGGCCTTCAGAAAACAGATGGAACAGACCTTTTTAGGAAATTAA
- a CDS encoding DUF6266 family protein, which translates to MAKITKGLLGGFSGKVGTVVGYTLYGIDRMRSLPDRTAPPTANELKNRSRFKLVQEVVNCIKDLVKVGFKDYWTVSGGTRAALSYNRRFALKTNEEGDYIDPAEFKISGGTLPGLTTPVVVQEREDLLRFNWKVVAIDGGSPYDQVMLLAIDMEDRKAVYQCTGNFRSSGTDVLQLPEELKGKEVDLYIAVVAKDRCSQSESQYLGRLRRQEGPELQEKPELQKETGLPEKPRLQIVQLPSHVRLPEIRLSSTINLSLCTGVPFSTHVVPSRSVMMHRIRKDKDGNLWFTEMMADRLGTIPL; encoded by the coding sequence ATGGCAAAGATTACAAAAGGATTGTTAGGTGGTTTCAGCGGAAAAGTTGGTACCGTTGTTGGTTATACCTTATATGGCATAGACCGGATGAGGAGTTTACCAGATCGAACGGCTCCGCCCACCGCGAACGAATTAAAAAACAGGAGCCGGTTTAAACTGGTACAGGAGGTAGTAAACTGCATTAAAGATCTGGTGAAGGTTGGTTTTAAAGACTATTGGACGGTTAGCGGGGGCACCCGTGCTGCGCTTTCCTATAACCGGCGGTTTGCGCTTAAAACAAATGAAGAAGGCGACTATATCGATCCTGCTGAATTTAAAATCAGTGGCGGAACACTTCCTGGTTTAACGACTCCGGTTGTGGTACAGGAAAGAGAAGATCTGCTCCGTTTTAACTGGAAAGTGGTCGCTATTGATGGTGGTTCGCCTTATGATCAGGTGATGCTTTTGGCCATAGATATGGAGGACCGGAAGGCAGTTTATCAGTGTACCGGTAATTTCAGAAGTTCAGGAACAGATGTGCTCCAGCTTCCCGAAGAGCTGAAAGGAAAGGAAGTAGACCTTTACATTGCGGTAGTGGCTAAAGACAGGTGCAGTCAGTCGGAGAGCCAGTATTTAGGACGTTTAAGACGGCAGGAAGGACCAGAATTGCAGGAAAAGCCAGAACTACAGAAAGAAACAGGACTACCAGAAAAACCAAGGCTACAGATCGTACAATTGCCCAGCCATGTCCGCCTTCCGGAAATAAGGCTATCATCAACGATCAATTTATCTTTGTGTACCGGCGTCCCCTTTTCTACCCATGTTGTTCCGAGCCGTTCGGTGATGATGCACCGCATCAGGAAAGACAAAGATGGTAATTTATGGTTTACGGAAATGATGGCAGACAGGTTGGGAACGATTCCTTTGTAA
- a CDS encoding FixH family protein has translation MKKLYTIAFLLTVFAACKKDSNTTISTDPKEGLIKVSEGYALGAATRVELWSQTSITTGYHKLFLALYDSLSNRSITNAAIAVLPVMDMDMNGMQMSHAAPCYQPESNVAENTLFPCAAVFTMPGTVGQSKWSFKVTVKKEGQDRSAIALLPIDVKASLPARVKMISTADGTKLVVSCFFPVPPKIGINEVELSIHRQQDKMTFLPVDDYLVAMTPEMPAMGHGSPNNINPVVTKNGRYKGKVNFTMTGEWRINFGLTKAGQNLNTFFDLTF, from the coding sequence ATGAAAAAGCTATATACTATTGCCTTTTTGCTGACTGTCTTTGCAGCCTGTAAAAAAGATTCGAATACCACAATTTCTACTGACCCTAAAGAAGGGTTAATAAAAGTCTCAGAAGGTTATGCCTTAGGTGCGGCCACGAGAGTAGAGCTCTGGTCGCAGACGAGCATAACCACAGGATATCATAAATTGTTCCTGGCACTTTATGATTCCCTTTCCAATCGATCGATCACAAATGCAGCAATAGCGGTCCTGCCTGTAATGGACATGGATATGAATGGCATGCAAATGTCTCATGCCGCACCTTGTTATCAACCCGAAAGCAACGTCGCTGAAAATACATTGTTTCCCTGCGCTGCAGTTTTTACCATGCCTGGTACTGTTGGTCAAAGTAAATGGTCCTTTAAGGTTACGGTTAAAAAAGAAGGACAAGATCGTTCTGCAATAGCCTTGTTGCCAATCGATGTGAAAGCCTCCCTGCCGGCGAGGGTAAAAATGATCAGCACTGCCGATGGGACTAAACTGGTTGTTTCCTGCTTTTTTCCTGTCCCTCCGAAAATTGGAATCAATGAGGTGGAACTGAGCATTCATCGCCAGCAGGATAAGATGACCTTTCTTCCTGTAGATGATTATTTAGTGGCTATGACACCGGAAATGCCGGCTATGGGGCATGGTTCTCCCAATAACATCAATCCAGTGGTTACTAAAAACGGACGTTATAAAGGAAAGGTAAATTTTACCATGACAGGCGAATGGAGGATCAACTTCGGCCTGACTAAAGCAGGACAAAACCTAAATACATTTTTTGACCTTACATTTTAA
- a CDS encoding TonB-dependent receptor — protein MDTYFKSVPLVFLLLSGSLAIAQTKQDSVIRELALKEVQIHTSRKSKHPRTAFYQSSMLSGIDDILAKVEGLSLIKRGPIGMEPVLRGFSGGQVNVVIDGMKIFGACTDKMDPATIYTEPVNLKSIEVRNGGEGMSMGATVGGTLNLKLADAVIDSNVRLSGSMASGYYAAAAAVQNVLAMNYSAKSWAIRVSGVYRKASDYQDGLGQKIAFSQYEKVNASVSGKYLIHKNSLIKADFLLDDGWNIGFPALPMDVGYAKARIASLSYELKEHPGLVQEMEAKVYANSVRHAMDDTRRPAVTMHMDMPGQSHTLGAFVQFRLKALGKHVLRLKTDFYYNAVKADMTMYPQGGAPMYMKTWPENHQAVAGLFLEDGIFLNGKSRLDLKLRMEIASSKLADQMGQNQFAVLGYDVHQPLNRVLKNVNVSYTRFLSPLFTVYLSGGLNERSPTTSERFGFYLFNRMDNHDYVGNPLLKNEQAWNGELNLLFATPDLSWKLTAFGSLVQHYIMGKTQPELSVMTTGAAGVRAYKNIPSARLFGAESSFNYQFFHRHFILNNTWKWLHGEDHQHNPLPLITPIKTITSLRFLHRNVFLQAENEISLRQSQVNLDFGEKETQGYTIFNVRSGYSFVMKRYQLNFSAGIENLFNRAYAEHLDWGSVLRPGRNIYGMLTLKF, from the coding sequence ATGGACACTTATTTTAAATCTGTTCCGCTTGTCTTTCTACTCCTTTCAGGATCACTGGCGATCGCTCAGACCAAACAGGATAGCGTAATCAGGGAACTGGCGTTAAAAGAAGTTCAGATCCATACGAGCCGGAAAAGTAAACATCCTCGAACAGCCTTTTATCAATCGTCTATGCTTTCTGGCATAGACGATATCCTGGCTAAGGTAGAGGGCTTGAGTTTAATTAAACGTGGACCGATAGGTATGGAACCTGTACTCAGAGGCTTTTCAGGCGGACAAGTGAATGTGGTCATCGACGGGATGAAGATCTTTGGTGCCTGTACTGATAAAATGGACCCCGCTACCATTTATACGGAACCTGTTAACCTGAAAAGTATAGAAGTCAGGAACGGCGGGGAGGGAATGAGCATGGGGGCTACGGTAGGTGGCACGCTAAATCTGAAACTCGCTGACGCCGTCATTGACTCCAACGTCAGGCTTAGCGGAAGTATGGCTTCCGGATATTATGCTGCTGCTGCTGCGGTACAGAATGTACTAGCCATGAACTACAGTGCAAAAAGCTGGGCCATAAGGGTAAGTGGGGTGTATAGAAAAGCCAGTGATTATCAGGATGGCCTCGGCCAAAAGATTGCTTTCTCCCAATATGAAAAGGTGAATGCCAGTGTTTCAGGGAAATATCTGATCCATAAAAACAGCCTGATTAAAGCCGATTTCCTATTGGATGATGGATGGAATATTGGTTTTCCAGCATTACCGATGGATGTAGGTTATGCAAAAGCCAGAATCGCTTCACTTAGCTATGAGTTGAAGGAGCATCCTGGTTTAGTGCAGGAGATGGAAGCAAAAGTCTATGCAAACTCCGTTCGCCATGCGATGGACGATACCCGAAGACCGGCGGTAACAATGCACATGGATATGCCCGGGCAAAGCCATACCTTGGGCGCATTTGTTCAGTTTCGGCTCAAGGCCCTGGGAAAACACGTGTTAAGGTTAAAAACAGACTTTTATTACAATGCAGTTAAAGCGGATATGACGATGTATCCTCAGGGAGGGGCACCAATGTATATGAAAACATGGCCCGAAAATCATCAGGCCGTAGCAGGGCTCTTTTTAGAGGATGGAATTTTCCTGAATGGCAAAAGTCGGCTGGATCTTAAATTACGTATGGAAATCGCATCTTCAAAACTCGCAGATCAGATGGGGCAAAACCAGTTTGCGGTTTTAGGTTATGATGTACATCAGCCTCTTAACCGTGTCCTGAAAAATGTGAATGTCAGCTATACCCGGTTTTTGAGCCCACTTTTTACCGTGTATTTGAGCGGAGGGCTGAATGAAAGATCGCCGACCACCTCTGAACGATTTGGCTTCTATCTGTTTAACCGGATGGACAACCACGATTATGTCGGAAATCCATTGCTAAAGAATGAACAGGCCTGGAATGGGGAGTTAAACCTGTTGTTTGCAACACCGGATTTATCCTGGAAATTAACTGCCTTTGGCAGCCTGGTACAGCATTACATCATGGGGAAAACCCAACCGGAATTAAGCGTAATGACGACCGGAGCTGCAGGAGTTCGCGCTTATAAAAACATTCCTTCCGCAAGATTATTTGGTGCGGAATCTAGTTTTAATTACCAGTTTTTCCATCGTCATTTTATCCTCAACAATACCTGGAAATGGCTGCATGGCGAAGACCATCAACATAATCCGCTGCCCCTGATCACTCCGATAAAAACGATCACCAGCCTGCGTTTCCTGCATCGGAATGTATTTCTGCAGGCAGAAAATGAAATCAGTCTCCGGCAGAGTCAGGTCAATCTGGATTTCGGCGAAAAAGAAACCCAAGGGTATACCATATTCAATGTAAGGTCGGGTTACAGTTTTGTAATGAAGCGGTATCAGCTGAACTTTTCAGCAGGTATTGAAAATCTATTTAATAGGGCATATGCAGAGCATTTAGATTGGGGTTCAGTGTTAAGACCCGGAAGGAATATCTATGGCATGCTGACCCTGAAATTCTAA
- a CDS encoding Crp/Fnr family transcriptional regulator: MIDANFLIQFGAKTVSFEKGEMLFRQGDTPRYYFQILKGAVKMNNFNDDGKEFVQGLFTEGDSFGEPPLFIKDSYPANAEAIVPSEVLLLAKDKFLELLASHPQVHLQVTVNLAERLYFKSIMASEISSQDPEHRVLKLIDYFKIKINKVPAGETYRVEITRQQIADLTGLRVETVIRSIKSLEKKGELTIHNRKVYRPYSL; this comes from the coding sequence ATGATTGATGCGAATTTTTTAATTCAGTTTGGAGCCAAAACAGTAAGTTTTGAAAAGGGGGAAATGTTATTCAGACAAGGAGATACGCCCCGGTATTATTTTCAGATCCTTAAGGGAGCGGTAAAAATGAATAATTTTAACGACGACGGGAAGGAATTTGTTCAGGGCCTTTTTACGGAGGGGGACAGTTTTGGAGAACCTCCTCTTTTTATTAAGGACAGCTATCCCGCCAATGCTGAAGCGATCGTGCCCTCGGAAGTCCTCCTCCTCGCGAAAGATAAATTTCTGGAGCTTTTGGCCAGCCATCCCCAGGTCCACCTTCAGGTGACGGTTAACCTCGCCGAACGGCTGTATTTTAAGTCCATCATGGCCTCAGAAATCTCTTCTCAGGATCCGGAACACCGGGTCCTCAAGCTCATTGATTATTTTAAAATTAAAATCAATAAAGTGCCGGCCGGGGAGACGTACAGGGTAGAAATTACCAGACAACAAATCGCTGACCTCACAGGATTAAGGGTGGAAACGGTGATCCGCTCCATAAAATCACTCGAAAAAAAGGGCGAACTGACGATCCATAACCGCAAAGTTTACAGACCCTATTCTTTATGA
- the azu gene encoding azurin, translated as MKRSISISTLLFAVVFALSSCGGNADKSQAVDPAKETTTEPVQEESSNVSPETSNALTLEGNDQMQYDKTELRVKAGETITLVFKHTGKMEKTAMGHNFVLLKPGTDLNAFAQKAMTAKDSDYIPKSESTSVIAHTKLIGGGESDTIEFTITEKGTYDYICSFPGHFSMMKGQLIVE; from the coding sequence ATGAAAAGATCAATCAGTATTTCAACGTTACTATTCGCAGTTGTTTTTGCCCTCAGTTCCTGTGGTGGAAACGCAGATAAAAGTCAGGCTGTGGATCCGGCAAAGGAAACCACTACAGAGCCCGTTCAGGAGGAGAGCAGCAATGTTTCGCCGGAAACCAGCAACGCGCTGACGCTGGAGGGAAACGACCAGATGCAGTACGACAAAACAGAACTCCGTGTTAAGGCGGGAGAAACGATTACCCTGGTCTTTAAGCATACCGGTAAAATGGAAAAAACTGCCATGGGCCACAATTTCGTCCTGTTAAAACCAGGAACTGATCTGAACGCATTTGCACAAAAAGCAATGACTGCCAAAGACAGCGACTATATCCCTAAATCGGAAAGCACCAGCGTGATTGCGCATACCAAACTGATTGGCGGAGGAGAATCGGATACAATTGAGTTTACCATTACTGAGAAAGGTACTTACGATTATATCTGTTCTTTCCCCGGACATTTCTCTATGATGAAAGGCCAGCTAATTGTCGAGTAA